One part of the Nymphaea colorata isolate Beijing-Zhang1983 chromosome 8, ASM883128v2, whole genome shotgun sequence genome encodes these proteins:
- the LOC116258693 gene encoding probable mitochondrial adenine nucleotide transporter BTL3 isoform X2 has product MMLGSRSGDVSDNGELGSLLLGRLFLEPSVSVSPAFYASVMSRRGDSVGFDHCLKPVVSLCFSVDSRRGRRGTGKTLFLSVGLSVKESRESLEQKTEVRDSHVGLGVIERKEEEERRLQLKGSGAVNTTKHLWAGAVAAMVSRTFVAPLERLKLEYIVRGEKKNLFELIKAIAVSQGLKGFWKGNFVNILRTAPFKAVNFYAYDTYRKQLMKLTRHEEITNFERFVAGAAAGITATILCIPMDTIRTKLVAPGGEALGGVIGAFCYMVQTEGFFSLYKGLAPSILSMAPSGAVFYGVYDILKSAYLHSPKGKKRLMQMKQQDGHEVSALDQLELGPLRTLLHGAIAGACAEAATYPFEVVRRQLQMQAQATKMSAVATCIKIVEKGGIPALYAGFTFCCNQLFCL; this is encoded by the exons ATGATGCTGGGATCGAGGAGTGGAGATGTATCTGACAATGGGGAATTGGGTAGTCTTCTTCTCGGAAGATTGTTTCTGGAGCCGTCTGTTTCTGTCTCTCCAGCATTCTATGCCTCCGTTATGAGCAGGCGAGGCGATTCTGTGGGGTTCGACCATTGCCTAAAACCTGTGGTCTCCTTGTGCTTCTCGGTGGATTCGAGGCGTGGAAGGAGGGGAACAGGAAAGACGTTGTTTCTTTCCGTTGGTCTTTCGGTTAAGGAGTCGAGGGAGAGCTTGGAGCAGAAGACTGAAGTGCGTGACTCCCACGTGGGGCTCGGTGTGatagagaggaaggaggaggaggagcggAGACTGCAGCTTAAGGGCTCTGGTGCGGTTAATACGACGAAGCATCTATGGGCGGGAGCAGTGGCTGCCATGGTTTCTAG AACGTTTGTAGCTCCACTTGAGAGATTGAAGCTCGAGTACATTGTTCGTGGTGAGAAGAAGAATCTTTTTGAACTTATTAAAGCAATTGCAGTATCTCAGGGTTTGAAGGGATTTTGGAAGGGCAACTTTGTTAACATTCTTCGCACAGCGCCATTTAAGGCAGTCAATTTTTATGCATATGATACTTACAGAAAGCAGCTTATGAAATTGACCCGCCATGAAGAAATAACGAACTTTGAGAGGTTTGTAGCTGGTGCAGCTGCGGGGATCACTGCAACTATACTTTGCATACCCATGGATACA ATTCGGACAAAGTTGGTCGCTCCAGGTGGTGAAGCACTAGGTGGTGTGATCGGTGCATTTTGTTACATGGTCCAGACTGAAGGATTTTTTTCACTGTATAAAGGCCTAGCACCATCCATTTTAAGCATGGCGCCTTCTGGTGCAGTTTTTTATGGTGTCTATGACATACTAAAATCTGCTTATCTGCACTCGCCTAAAGGGAAGAAAAGGCTTATGCAGATGAAGCAGCAAGATGGACATGAAGTCAGTGCTTTGGACCAGCTTGAGTTGGGACCATTGCGGACTCTTTTGCATGGAGCCATTGCTGGTGCATGTGCTGAGGCTGCAACCTATCCTTTTGAGGTAGTGCGGAGACAGCTTCAAATGCAAGCCCAGGCAACAAAAATGAGTGCAGTGGCTACTTGCATCAAAATTGTTGAGAAAGGTGGCATTCCAGCACTTTATGCAG GTTTTACCTTCTGCTGCAATCAGTTATTTTGTTTATGA
- the LOC116258693 gene encoding probable mitochondrial adenine nucleotide transporter BTL3 isoform X1, translated as MMLGSRSGDVSDNGELGSLLLGRLFLEPSVSVSPAFYASVMSRRGDSVGFDHCLKPVVSLCFSVDSRRGRRGTGKTLFLSVGLSVKESRESLEQKTEVRDSHVGLGVIERKEEEERRLQLKGSGAVNTTKHLWAGAVAAMVSRTFVAPLERLKLEYIVRGEKKNLFELIKAIAVSQGLKGFWKGNFVNILRTAPFKAVNFYAYDTYRKQLMKLTRHEEITNFERFVAGAAAGITATILCIPMDTIRTKLVAPGGEALGGVIGAFCYMVQTEGFFSLYKGLAPSILSMAPSGAVFYGVYDILKSAYLHSPKGKKRLMQMKQQDGHEVSALDQLELGPLRTLLHGAIAGACAEAATYPFEVVRRQLQMQAQATKMSAVATCIKIVEKGGIPALYAGLVPSLLQVLPSAAISYFVYEFMKIVLKVE; from the exons ATGATGCTGGGATCGAGGAGTGGAGATGTATCTGACAATGGGGAATTGGGTAGTCTTCTTCTCGGAAGATTGTTTCTGGAGCCGTCTGTTTCTGTCTCTCCAGCATTCTATGCCTCCGTTATGAGCAGGCGAGGCGATTCTGTGGGGTTCGACCATTGCCTAAAACCTGTGGTCTCCTTGTGCTTCTCGGTGGATTCGAGGCGTGGAAGGAGGGGAACAGGAAAGACGTTGTTTCTTTCCGTTGGTCTTTCGGTTAAGGAGTCGAGGGAGAGCTTGGAGCAGAAGACTGAAGTGCGTGACTCCCACGTGGGGCTCGGTGTGatagagaggaaggaggaggaggagcggAGACTGCAGCTTAAGGGCTCTGGTGCGGTTAATACGACGAAGCATCTATGGGCGGGAGCAGTGGCTGCCATGGTTTCTAG AACGTTTGTAGCTCCACTTGAGAGATTGAAGCTCGAGTACATTGTTCGTGGTGAGAAGAAGAATCTTTTTGAACTTATTAAAGCAATTGCAGTATCTCAGGGTTTGAAGGGATTTTGGAAGGGCAACTTTGTTAACATTCTTCGCACAGCGCCATTTAAGGCAGTCAATTTTTATGCATATGATACTTACAGAAAGCAGCTTATGAAATTGACCCGCCATGAAGAAATAACGAACTTTGAGAGGTTTGTAGCTGGTGCAGCTGCGGGGATCACTGCAACTATACTTTGCATACCCATGGATACA ATTCGGACAAAGTTGGTCGCTCCAGGTGGTGAAGCACTAGGTGGTGTGATCGGTGCATTTTGTTACATGGTCCAGACTGAAGGATTTTTTTCACTGTATAAAGGCCTAGCACCATCCATTTTAAGCATGGCGCCTTCTGGTGCAGTTTTTTATGGTGTCTATGACATACTAAAATCTGCTTATCTGCACTCGCCTAAAGGGAAGAAAAGGCTTATGCAGATGAAGCAGCAAGATGGACATGAAGTCAGTGCTTTGGACCAGCTTGAGTTGGGACCATTGCGGACTCTTTTGCATGGAGCCATTGCTGGTGCATGTGCTGAGGCTGCAACCTATCCTTTTGAGGTAGTGCGGAGACAGCTTCAAATGCAAGCCCAGGCAACAAAAATGAGTGCAGTGGCTACTTGCATCAAAATTGTTGAGAAAGGTGGCATTCCAGCACTTTATGCAGGTTTAGTTCCAAGCTTGCTGCAG GTTTTACCTTCTGCTGCAATCAGTTATTTTGTTTATGAATTCATGAAGATAGTCCTCAAAGTAGAGTAA
- the LOC116258695 gene encoding ubiquinol oxidase, mitochondrial-like: MNSRLTTSLVLQILRHGRSSALCFSTAFSSQVIVRRSGTIGRRSILGVDAWERSFGSAAPELAKADADADAAEKETSIAETVNREVGSRPDTGAVVSSYWGIRPSKITKEDGTVWPWNCFRPSDTYTADLSIDLTKHHVPKTFLDKVAYRTVKFLRVPTDIFFQRRYGCRAMMLETVAAVPGMVGGMLLHLQSLRRFEYSGGWIKALLEEAENERMHLMTMVEIVEPKWYERLLVLAVQGVFFNVYFVLYLLSPKLAHRVVGYLEEEAIHSYTEFLKDLDSGAIPNVPAPAIAIDYWRLPKDARLKDVVLVIRADEAHHRDVNHFASDLRYQGRELKEAPAPIGFH, encoded by the exons ATGAATTCCAGGCTCACGACGTCTCTGGTGCTTCAAATCCTCCGCCACGGCCGTAGCTCCGCCCTCTGCTTCTCCACCGCCTTTTCTTCTCAGGTGATTGTACGCCGTTCCGGGACGATCGGTCGCCGCTCTATCCTTGGCGTCGATGCATGGGAACGCTCCTTCGGTTCCGCGGCGCCGGAGCTGGCGAAGGCGGATGCGGATGCGGATGCGGCCGAGAAGGAGACATCAATCGCCGAGACCGTGAACCGGGAGGTCGGGTCCCGGCCGGACACCGGCGCGGTCGTGTCGAGTTACTGGGGGATAAGGCCGTCTAAGATCACTAAGGAGGACGGGACTGTTTGGCCTTGGAATTGCTTCCGG CCTTCGGATACGTATACCGCCGATCTCTCGATCGATCTCACGAAGCATCATGTGCCTAAGACGTTCTTGGACAAAGTTGCTTATCGGACGGTTAAATTTCTCCGCGTTCCAACTGATATCTTCTTCCAg AGAAGATATGGCTGCCGTGCAATGATGCTAGAGACAGTTGCAGCCGTGCCGGGCATGGTGGGAGGCATGCTTCTGCATTTGCAGTCACTGAGAAGGTTTGAGTACAGCGGTGGCTGGATCAAGGCGCTTCTTGAAGAAGCAGAGAACGAGAGGATGCACCTCATGACGATGGTGGAGATTGTGGAGCCGAAATGGTACGAAAGACTGCTGGTTCTGGCCGTTCAGGGCGTCTTCTTCAATGTCTATTTCGTTCTCTACCTGCTATCTCCGAAGCTTGCGCACAGAGTCGTGGGctaccttgaggaagaagccatCCATTCTTATACAGAATTCTTGAAGGACTTAGATAGTGGGGCTATTCCCAATGTTCCCGCGCCTGCCATTGCTATAGACTACTGGAGACTGCCGAAGGATGCCCGGCTCAAGGATGTGGTGCTTGTGATCAGAGCAGACGAAGCCCACCATCGTGATGTCAATCACTTTGCCTCT GATTTGCGTTATCAAGGGAGGGAACTAAAAGAAGCCCCGGCCCCCATTGGGTTCCATTGA